The DNA sequence CCATACACCAGCGCAGAGAGACAATCCTTCAAATTGACAAGACAGACAAAATGATACTCAGAAGCATAAAGTTCAGGCAGCACCCTGAAATCTTTACTCTCGACATCAAACTTAATCAGACGTTGGGTTCCAACAGGATGCAGAGAATAATACGGCACTCCAATAACAATTGCAGATGGCATCTGGTTACGAGGCCAGAACACACCCGAAAATGTGGAATCAAGTGGTGAACTCCAGGAGCCCAAGTTGCATGAGTAAACGTACAAGCTTAAAGGTACGCTATAATCCCCTATCTTATTATAAGAGATCACCACTTTATAATCGTTTTCCATCGCATCCCAACAGAATCCAAAAAATGATCTAGATTCCCTAGGTTTTCTAGCTGGTGCATTGATTTTCATAGCTTGTCTTATAGCAGGATTCCAAATAATAAACTGATCTAGCTTGCAATGAAAAAGGCAGACTAAACCATTTATTGAACCAACCATGTCTATCTCAGCGCTTCCGTATTTAGAATAAGGGACATCCATCAGACTTGTTTCCGATAAATCGGAAGAAGTTAGTATAGCTAAATAACCGAATGGGGCTATGGTCTTACCATAGTGATCATGTTCATGGAAGACTTTAATTATTATGAGAGTGTCGTCATTAGGGTTTTGAGAGGTGCAATAAAGATGATCTTTAATAAAATCGGTATCGCAAATTACAGAATTCCATAACTTACAAAGGGACCGGAATCGTATTAGAGATTTTACATCTAGTCGGGTTAATATGTTGGTACGTATTATGTCGTCCGGCAAAGCAGGTATCGCCTTCTCCATATAAATTGCTTGCTGCCGATCTGCCGTAGTAATAAACAGAAGACGAAACAATAGACTGCACTGCACAGTACCGCTAATTAAAActgaaaaaagaaaagaaaaatcatGGC is a window from the Apium graveolens cultivar Ventura chromosome 1, ASM990537v1, whole genome shotgun sequence genome containing:
- the LOC141713072 gene encoding F-box/kelch-repeat protein At3g23880-like, whose translation is MEKAIPALPDDIIRTNILTRLDVKSLIRFRSLCKLWNSVICDTDFIKDHLYCTSQNPNDDTLIIIKVFHEHDHYGKTIAPFGYLAILTSSDLSETSLMDVPYSKYGSAEIDMVGSINGLVCLFHCKLDQFIIWNPAIRQAMKINAPARKPRESRSFFGFCWDAMENDYKVVISYNKIGDYSVPLSLYVYSCNLGSWSSPLDSTFSGVFWPRNQMPSAIVIGVPYYSLHPVGTQRLIKFDVESKDFRVLPELYASEYHFVCLVNLKDCLSALVYGGRNYNYDKSGDVHRFDERRGFWSKMYSVGPITGDVFNYDVWRKMNNGMQMFNNTPIFDEEVLCCFRYGGEIVFSSRGAICNCNGSVPYWTYSPNSNGTQRLIKFDVKGKDFRVLPEPYASEDEYVLLVNLKDCLSTLVYGGYGYNNGGRISF